One window of Candidatus Nitrospira kreftii genomic DNA carries:
- a CDS encoding putative ABC-type transport system, permease component: MEQQATISVEDNVIRCRGAWILPNLPQLERGSRALRWPDMSSVLYDVGGVTAMDTGGALMLQRCIDGVRRKGQQTSLQGLKPEFVDLLQRVETDRHRPERGAAVLGAGWGESLARALQSRQLSAIRALAFLGESTIAFGRSLMRPRSIRWRALLRIVELDGVRALPITGLLTFLVGVVIAYQGAEQLRKFGTNIFIVDLVGISLLREIAPLIVAILIAGRSGSAYAAEIGTMKVTEELDAVRTLGISPMNLLVLPRALGLIIALPLLTVYADVVGVFGGMLIALGELNVSFVEFIARFEEAVPVRHFLIGLGKAPIFAAIIALVGCYQGFQIRGGVDDVGRHTTISVVQGIFLVIVFDALCSILLNWWDL; the protein is encoded by the coding sequence ATGGAACAACAGGCAACCATCTCGGTTGAGGATAATGTGATCCGCTGCCGCGGCGCGTGGATTCTTCCAAACCTGCCTCAGTTGGAGCGAGGAAGTCGAGCGCTTCGATGGCCAGATATGTCCTCCGTTCTCTACGACGTCGGTGGAGTGACCGCCATGGATACGGGTGGTGCACTGATGCTGCAGCGTTGCATCGACGGCGTGCGTCGCAAAGGTCAACAGACGTCTCTCCAAGGGCTCAAGCCGGAATTCGTCGATCTGCTTCAGAGGGTAGAAACTGACCGACATCGACCTGAACGTGGTGCCGCTGTCTTAGGAGCAGGATGGGGTGAGAGTCTGGCACGTGCGCTACAGTCTCGGCAACTGTCTGCGATTCGCGCCCTTGCCTTTCTCGGAGAGAGCACCATCGCGTTCGGCCGATCCCTGATGCGGCCGCGTTCCATCCGATGGCGGGCGCTCCTTCGGATCGTGGAACTGGATGGTGTGCGGGCTCTGCCGATCACCGGCCTACTGACGTTTCTCGTCGGAGTCGTCATTGCGTATCAAGGAGCGGAACAGCTACGCAAGTTCGGCACGAACATTTTCATCGTGGATCTGGTCGGCATCTCTCTGTTGCGTGAAATCGCACCGTTGATCGTGGCAATTCTCATCGCCGGACGATCCGGATCGGCCTATGCGGCTGAGATCGGCACCATGAAGGTCACAGAAGAATTAGACGCGGTGCGCACGTTGGGCATCTCGCCCATGAACTTGCTCGTGCTCCCGCGAGCGCTTGGCCTCATCATTGCTCTTCCCCTGTTGACGGTGTACGCAGATGTCGTGGGGGTATTCGGCGGCATGCTGATCGCCTTGGGAGAGCTCAACGTGAGCTTTGTCGAGTTTATCGCTCGATTCGAGGAAGCGGTGCCTGTGCGACACTTTCTGATCGGACTGGGAAAGGCTCCGATCTTCGCGGCGATCATCGCGTTGGTCGGCTGCTACCAAGGATTTCAGATTCGTGGTGGCGTTGACGATGTCGGCCGACACACCACCATCAGTGTCGTACAGGGGATTTTCCTCGTGATTGTGTTCGATGCGCTCTGCAGCATTTTGCTCAATTGGTGGGACCTCTAG
- a CDS encoding ATP-dependent zinc metalloprotease FtsH produces the protein MNKKVSFSIWYILLAMMAVVLVHDFIQALNQVEELPYSEFKRLVAVDKVAEVSVTSHVVTGTLKPEGDSKEPKAFATVRVEDPDLVRELNQHGVTFSGVIESTFWRDLLSWVVPVALFVGIWFFIFRRLGQAQGGFMQVGQSKAKIYVEKDIKVTFADVAGVDEAKEELREVIEFLKTPEKFTKLGGKIPKGILLVGPPGTGKTLLARAVAGEAGVTFFSISGSEFVEMFVGVGAARVRDLFEQAKGKAPCIIFIDELDALGKARGAGPMGHEEREQTLNQLLVEMDGFDPRIGVILMAATNRPEILDPALLRAGRFDRHVVVDRPDKIGRLAILRVHAKQVTLGPDADLENIAAMTPGFSGADLANIINEAALLAVRRGKDEVGFSELQEAVERVIAGLEKKNRVLNKMEKERVAYHETGHALVAMSLPGMDQVQKISIIPRGVAALGYTLQLPTEDRFLMTKSELENKVAVLLGGRIAEETIFGEASTGAQNDLLKATDIAKSMVKAYGMSEKLGTITLERERQPQFLQLPIASEKGDYSEETAREIDCEVRRIVDEQYGRVKKMLEERKAALQQGAKLLLEREVMTGAELRAILDGT, from the coding sequence ATGAATAAAAAAGTCTCTTTCTCAATTTGGTACATCCTCCTTGCCATGATGGCGGTGGTGCTCGTGCATGACTTTATTCAGGCTCTGAACCAGGTCGAAGAGCTGCCCTACAGTGAATTCAAGCGGCTGGTAGCGGTGGACAAGGTCGCAGAAGTCTCCGTGACCAGCCACGTAGTGACCGGAACATTGAAGCCTGAAGGAGATTCGAAAGAACCCAAAGCCTTTGCGACTGTACGGGTCGAAGACCCAGACCTCGTGCGTGAACTCAATCAACACGGAGTCACCTTCTCCGGCGTCATTGAATCCACGTTTTGGCGTGATCTTCTCTCATGGGTCGTCCCGGTCGCTCTCTTCGTCGGCATCTGGTTCTTCATCTTTCGACGATTAGGACAGGCGCAGGGCGGCTTCATGCAAGTCGGGCAGTCCAAAGCAAAGATCTACGTGGAGAAGGACATTAAGGTGACGTTCGCGGATGTTGCCGGCGTGGACGAGGCCAAAGAAGAGCTGCGTGAGGTGATCGAGTTCCTCAAGACGCCGGAGAAGTTCACCAAGCTCGGCGGTAAGATTCCCAAGGGGATCCTGCTTGTTGGACCTCCGGGGACCGGGAAGACGTTGCTGGCCCGTGCTGTGGCCGGTGAGGCCGGCGTGACGTTCTTCAGCATCAGCGGCTCAGAATTTGTTGAGATGTTCGTGGGAGTGGGTGCCGCAAGGGTTCGCGATTTGTTCGAACAGGCGAAAGGCAAGGCTCCCTGCATCATTTTCATCGATGAATTAGATGCGCTCGGAAAAGCCCGTGGCGCGGGGCCCATGGGGCATGAGGAGCGGGAGCAAACGCTCAATCAGTTGCTGGTCGAAATGGATGGCTTCGACCCTCGGATCGGCGTCATTCTCATGGCCGCGACGAATCGCCCTGAGATTCTTGATCCTGCCTTGTTGCGGGCCGGCCGTTTCGACCGTCATGTGGTCGTTGACCGCCCGGACAAAATCGGTCGCCTGGCCATTCTTCGTGTGCATGCCAAACAAGTCACGCTGGGTCCGGACGCGGATCTCGAGAACATTGCCGCGATGACTCCCGGATTCTCCGGAGCCGATTTGGCCAACATCATCAACGAGGCGGCGTTACTGGCTGTGCGTCGTGGCAAGGATGAGGTCGGTTTTTCAGAATTGCAGGAGGCGGTCGAGCGAGTCATTGCCGGTTTGGAGAAGAAGAATCGTGTCCTGAATAAGATGGAGAAGGAACGAGTGGCCTACCATGAAACGGGCCATGCCCTCGTCGCCATGTCCTTGCCGGGGATGGATCAAGTGCAGAAAATCTCGATCATTCCGCGCGGCGTAGCGGCACTTGGCTACACATTGCAGCTTCCGACGGAAGACCGGTTTCTCATGACGAAATCTGAATTGGAGAATAAAGTTGCAGTATTACTCGGTGGACGGATCGCCGAGGAAACTATTTTCGGCGAAGCTTCAACGGGAGCGCAGAACGACCTCCTCAAGGCCACCGACATCGCAAAAAGCATGGTGAAGGCCTATGGGATGAGCGAAAAACTCGGCACCATCACGTTGGAGCGAGAACGGCAACCACAATTTCTTCAACTTCCTATCGCGTCCGAGAAAGGCGACTATTCCGAAGAGACCGCCCGTGAAATCGATTGCGAAGTACGACGGATCGTTGACGAACAGTACGGGCGAGTGAAGAAAATGTTGGAAGAAAGGAAAGCCGCACTCCAGCAGGGCGCCAAGCTATTGCTGGAACGTGAGGTCATGACCGGGGCTGAACTGAGGGCGATTCTAGATGGCACGTAG